One Shewanella sp. MR-4 DNA window includes the following coding sequences:
- a CDS encoding Gfo/Idh/MocA family protein, whose translation MSGFDRRSFLKASMVTAAATALAACASSERATGTTPKAAGKSVMGLVVPKMDEVRVGLIGVGERGIGFVHHFSRIEGARITAICDTDTLVLARAEKAINEYGRDKPAYFSKGDHAYRDLLNRDDVDIVVIATPWAWHHPMAKEAMLAGKHAFVEVPMAGTIEELWDLVDTAELTQRNCMMMENVCYGRDELMVLNMVRQGLFGELLHGEAAYIHELRWQMKEIDRKTGSWRTAYHAKYNGNLYPTHGLGPVAQYMNINRGDRLDYLTSVSSPSLGRAAYAKREFPADHQRNQLKYIGGDMNTSLIKTVKGRSIMVQHDTTTPRPYSRHNLIQGTNGVFGGFPNRIALENGGSGSYHEWDENMDSWYAKYDHPLWTRMGKEAEENGGHGGMDFLMCWRMIYCLRNGEALDQDVYDGAAWSAVFPLSVASVGDRGNSKDFPDFTRGVWQTAKPLGIVG comes from the coding sequence ATGTCGGGTTTTGATCGTCGTTCGTTTTTAAAGGCTTCTATGGTAACCGCTGCGGCAACGGCCCTTGCGGCCTGTGCCAGCAGTGAACGTGCTACAGGCACAACACCTAAGGCTGCGGGTAAATCTGTGATGGGGCTGGTCGTGCCCAAGATGGATGAGGTTAGAGTAGGGTTAATCGGGGTGGGTGAGCGCGGCATTGGGTTTGTGCATCATTTCAGCCGTATTGAAGGTGCCCGCATTACCGCCATCTGTGATACCGATACCTTAGTGCTGGCCCGCGCTGAAAAAGCTATTAACGAATATGGGCGTGATAAACCTGCCTATTTTAGCAAGGGAGACCATGCGTACCGCGATCTGTTAAACCGTGATGATGTGGATATCGTCGTGATTGCCACACCATGGGCCTGGCATCACCCCATGGCGAAAGAAGCCATGTTAGCGGGCAAGCATGCCTTCGTCGAAGTCCCGATGGCGGGCACGATTGAAGAGCTGTGGGATCTGGTGGATACCGCCGAACTGACCCAGCGTAACTGCATGATGATGGAAAACGTCTGTTACGGCCGTGATGAGTTGATGGTGCTCAACATGGTGCGCCAAGGCCTGTTTGGTGAACTGCTCCACGGTGAAGCGGCCTACATCCACGAACTGCGCTGGCAGATGAAGGAAATCGACCGTAAAACAGGCTCTTGGCGTACGGCTTACCATGCTAAATACAACGGCAACCTCTATCCAACCCATGGTTTAGGCCCTGTCGCCCAGTATATGAATATCAACCGTGGCGACCGTTTAGACTATTTAACCTCTGTGAGCTCTCCTTCCTTAGGCCGCGCCGCCTATGCCAAACGTGAGTTCCCAGCGGATCATCAGCGTAACCAGTTGAAATATATCGGTGGCGATATGAATACCAGTCTGATCAAGACTGTGAAGGGCCGCAGCATCATGGTGCAGCATGATACGACCACGCCTCGTCCTTATAGCCGCCATAACCTGATCCAAGGGACAAACGGCGTGTTTGGTGGCTTCCCTAATCGTATCGCGCTGGAAAACGGTGGCTCTGGCAGTTATCACGAGTGGGATGAAAACATGGATTCATGGTACGCCAAATATGACCATCCTCTGTGGACCCGTATGGGCAAAGAGGCGGAGGAGAATGGCGGCCACGGTGGCATGGACTTCTTGATGTGCTGGCGGATGATTTACTGCCTACGCAATGGCGAGGCACTGGATCAGGATGTGTACGACGGCGCGGCATGGTCGGCGGTATTCCCCTTGTCGGTGGCCTCAGTCGGTGACCGGGGTAACTCCAAGGACTTCCCAGACTTTACCCGTGGTGTCTGGCAAACCGCGAAACCCCTCGGCATTGTGGGGTAA
- the agaK gene encoding N-acetylgalactosamine kinase AgaK, which yields MYYGLDIGGTKIELAIFDTQLALQDKWRLSTPRQDYSAFMATLAEQIEKADQQCGERGTVGIALPGVVKADGTVISSNVPCLNQRRVAHDLAKLLNRTVAIGNDCRCFALSEAVLGVGRGHSRVLGMILGTGTGGGLCIDGKLYLGANRLAGEFGHQAVSAYVARRHQLPLYTCGCGLEGCAETYVSGTGLGRLYQDIAGQTADTFAWLSALRQNDPLAIKTFETYMDILGSLMASLVLAMDPDIIVLGGGLSEVEEILAALPQATKAHLFDGVTLPQFKLADFGSASGVRGAALLGHGLDAGISYEA from the coding sequence ATGTATTACGGTTTAGATATAGGTGGAACAAAGATTGAGTTAGCGATTTTTGATACTCAATTAGCGCTACAGGATAAGTGGCGTTTAAGTACTCCTAGGCAGGATTACAGTGCCTTTATGGCAACGCTTGCCGAGCAAATCGAAAAGGCGGATCAGCAATGTGGTGAGCGCGGTACTGTTGGGATTGCGCTGCCCGGGGTGGTGAAAGCCGACGGGACTGTGATTTCGAGTAATGTGCCTTGCCTTAATCAACGCCGTGTTGCCCATGATCTTGCTAAGTTGCTCAATCGAACCGTGGCTATCGGTAATGATTGCCGCTGTTTTGCCCTCTCAGAAGCGGTACTTGGGGTGGGCAGGGGACACTCCCGCGTACTGGGGATGATTCTCGGCACGGGCACTGGCGGTGGTTTATGTATTGATGGCAAATTGTATCTCGGTGCAAATCGACTCGCCGGAGAGTTTGGCCATCAAGCCGTGAGCGCCTATGTTGCCCGTCGACATCAACTGCCGCTCTATACCTGTGGCTGTGGGCTTGAGGGCTGCGCCGAGACCTATGTGTCAGGCACTGGGCTTGGCAGACTCTACCAAGATATCGCGGGGCAAACGGCCGATACCTTTGCATGGCTGAGTGCACTGCGGCAAAACGACCCGCTCGCCATCAAAACCTTTGAGACTTATATGGATATTCTCGGAAGCTTAATGGCTTCATTAGTGCTGGCGATGGACCCGGATATTATCGTGTTGGGCGGCGGGTTATCCGAGGTGGAAGAAATTCTCGCTGCCTTACCCCAAGCGACCAAGGCGCATCTTTTTGATGGTGTGACATTGCCGCAATTTAAATTGGCCGACTTTGGTTCGGCCAGTGGCGTGCGCGGCGCGGCCTTGCTCGGCCACGGGCTCGATGCGGGGATAAGCTATGAAGCCTAA
- the agaS gene encoding D-galactosamine-6-phosphate deaminase AgaS, which translates to MLTSPLSPFEHEDSNLLLSAEQLTQYGAFWTAKEISQQPKMWRKVSEQHSDNRTIAAWLTPILAKPQLRIILTGAGTSAYIGDVLAAHIQQHLPLATQQVEAISTTDIVSHPELYLRGNIPTLLISYGRSGNSPESMAAVELAEQLVDDCYHLAITCNGQGKLANYCADKSHCYLYKLPDETHDVSFAMTSSFTCMYLATLLIFAPNPQALAQCIEMAEHILTERLAEIRLQSEQPSKRVVFLGGGPLKAIAQEAALKYLELTAGQVVSAYESPLGFRHGPKSLVDSYTQVLVMVSSAPYTRQYDNDLIQELKRDNQALSVLTLSEELLTGSRGLNEVWLGLPFILWCQILAIYKAIQLKVSPDNPCPTGQVNRVVQGVNVYPFVK; encoded by the coding sequence ATGTTAACCAGTCCTCTTTCTCCATTCGAACATGAAGATAGCAACCTGTTATTGAGTGCAGAGCAATTAACCCAATATGGCGCCTTTTGGACGGCGAAGGAAATCAGCCAGCAGCCGAAAATGTGGCGCAAAGTGAGCGAGCAGCACAGTGATAATCGCACAATTGCAGCTTGGTTAACGCCGATTCTGGCAAAGCCGCAGTTAAGGATTATCCTCACTGGGGCAGGGACGTCGGCCTATATAGGTGATGTGCTCGCGGCCCATATTCAGCAGCATTTACCTTTGGCAACCCAACAAGTGGAAGCCATCAGCACCACGGATATCGTGAGTCACCCAGAGCTGTATCTGCGAGGCAATATTCCCACACTGCTGATTTCCTATGGCCGCTCGGGAAACAGCCCCGAGAGTATGGCGGCGGTCGAACTGGCGGAGCAATTGGTCGATGATTGTTACCATCTGGCGATCACCTGTAATGGTCAGGGAAAGCTCGCCAACTATTGCGCCGACAAATCCCATTGTTACTTGTATAAGTTGCCCGATGAAACCCACGACGTGAGTTTTGCCATGACCAGCAGCTTTACCTGTATGTACTTGGCAACCTTGTTGATTTTTGCGCCAAACCCTCAGGCGCTAGCGCAATGCATCGAGATGGCCGAGCACATCTTAACTGAGCGCTTAGCTGAAATTCGTCTGCAATCCGAGCAGCCTAGCAAGCGGGTCGTGTTCCTCGGAGGCGGGCCACTTAAAGCCATCGCCCAAGAGGCGGCGCTTAAGTACCTTGAACTCACCGCAGGGCAAGTGGTAAGTGCCTATGAGAGTCCGCTCGGGTTTCGCCACGGGCCAAAATCTTTAGTCGATAGTTATACGCAAGTGCTAGTGATGGTGTCATCGGCTCCCTATACTCGCCAATATGATAACGATTTAATTCAAGAGCTTAAGCGAGATAATCAAGCATTATCAGTGTTGACGCTCTCCGAAGAATTGTTAACTGGCAGCCGCGGGCTTAACGAAGTCTGGTTGGGATTACCTTTTATTTTGTGGTGTCAAATCCTAGCCATCTATAAAGCGATTCAACTTAAAGTATCGCCGGATAATCCTTGTCCTACGGGGCAAGTCAATCGAGTTGTGCAGGGTGTCAATGTATATCCCTTTGTAAAATAA
- a CDS encoding AraC family transcriptional regulator has protein sequence MNTEHAAYHIANELGGLELLNAHYHKQNFSRHTHEGYTVGVIETGAQRFYRTGGNHVAPKHSIILVNADEVHNGCSATEDGWSYRAMYPVPAQFANITQEFTSARGAPYFPQPVVQDPELAELLRLTFSTLDTSDNRLLRESLVYSSLTQLMARHGRNYPSENLGANAKPALALVKSFIDDHPAADISLEELATLAGLSPYYLLRQFQRCYGLPPHAYQTQARVRLAKQKIGQGIKLLDVAMECGFHDQSHLNRHFKKTVGLTPGQFAKGIGRNIIQA, from the coding sequence ATGAACACTGAACATGCGGCCTACCACATCGCCAATGAACTTGGGGGGCTTGAGCTACTTAACGCCCACTACCATAAGCAAAATTTTAGTCGCCATACCCACGAAGGTTACACGGTTGGCGTGATTGAAACGGGCGCTCAGCGTTTTTATCGCACCGGTGGCAACCATGTGGCGCCAAAGCACAGCATTATTCTTGTCAATGCCGACGAAGTACATAATGGCTGTAGCGCCACCGAGGACGGCTGGTCCTATCGTGCTATGTACCCCGTCCCCGCCCAATTTGCCAATATCACCCAAGAGTTCACTTCAGCTCGCGGCGCGCCCTATTTCCCACAACCCGTAGTACAGGATCCCGAGCTTGCCGAATTGCTGCGCCTCACCTTTAGCACCTTAGATACCTCGGACAATCGCCTACTGCGCGAAAGTCTGGTCTATTCGAGCCTGACGCAACTTATGGCGCGCCATGGCCGTAATTATCCCAGTGAAAACTTGGGGGCAAACGCTAAGCCTGCATTAGCCTTGGTGAAATCCTTTATTGACGATCATCCCGCGGCCGATATCTCCCTCGAAGAGTTGGCCACACTCGCGGGATTAAGCCCCTATTATTTGCTCAGACAATTCCAACGTTGTTATGGTCTGCCGCCCCACGCCTATCAAACTCAGGCCAGAGTCAGACTGGCAAAACAGAAAATCGGCCAAGGGATCAAGCTGCTAGATGTCGCCATGGAGTGCGGTTTTCATGATCAGAGCCATTTAAACCGCCATTTTAAAAAGACTGTCGGGCTCACCCCAGGGCAATTTGCCAAGGGGATCGGCCGCAATATTATCCAAGCTTAA
- a CDS encoding AzlD domain-containing protein: MIWLMIFSMAAVVFISRHLLLEPKLPLRLSKNTQTFLSYSAPAVLTAIFAPIVFVQEGKLDLSLDNSYLICAVVATVLAFVTRNTLLTTVLSMGLFFAIH, from the coding sequence ATGATCTGGTTAATGATTTTTTCAATGGCGGCGGTGGTATTTATCAGTCGGCATTTACTGCTCGAGCCAAAACTGCCGCTAAGGCTGAGTAAAAATACCCAGACCTTTTTGAGTTATTCGGCGCCCGCCGTACTCACGGCCATCTTTGCACCTATCGTATTTGTGCAGGAGGGAAAACTCGATTTAAGCTTAGATAACAGCTACTTGATATGCGCTGTGGTCGCAACAGTATTAGCATTTGTCACGCGTAATACCCTATTGACCACAGTGCTGAGCATGGGACTTTTCTTTGCTATTCATTAA
- a CDS encoding AzlC family ABC transporter permease translates to MLPLTIAVVPWGILAGSFAIEVGLTPIESQAMSAIIFAGAAQLVALGMVKAGIGLWSILITTLLITSRHLLYAMAMRSQISPLPLKWRLTLGFLLTDELFAIANQGKLHKFDPWYALGGGLSFYLGWNLATLLGIIAGNAIDNLGKLGLDFAIAATFIALVVPTVKKPSILVCVLVSLTLAVVCAVLDIQAGLLIAALSGMSAGVLYAKLTGEDKPAPQNDTTATQAEETL, encoded by the coding sequence ATGTTGCCACTCACCATTGCCGTTGTACCTTGGGGGATCCTCGCAGGCTCATTCGCGATTGAGGTCGGACTAACACCAATAGAAAGTCAGGCCATGTCAGCGATTATTTTTGCAGGTGCCGCGCAATTGGTCGCGCTCGGCATGGTTAAGGCGGGGATTGGTCTGTGGAGCATTTTAATCACTACCTTGCTGATCACCTCGCGTCACTTGCTGTACGCCATGGCGATGCGCAGCCAAATCAGCCCCTTACCACTCAAATGGCGCCTCACTCTGGGCTTTTTATTGACCGATGAACTCTTTGCCATCGCCAACCAAGGCAAGCTGCATAAATTCGATCCTTGGTACGCCTTGGGCGGCGGCCTAAGTTTTTACCTCGGTTGGAACCTCGCCACCCTCCTCGGCATTATCGCGGGCAATGCTATCGATAACTTAGGCAAATTAGGGCTCGACTTTGCCATTGCCGCGACCTTTATTGCGCTTGTAGTCCCGACGGTGAAAAAACCATCAATCCTAGTCTGTGTACTGGTATCGCTCACCTTAGCTGTGGTGTGCGCCGTGCTGGATATTCAGGCGGGACTGTTAATTGCCGCCCTATCGGGGATGAGTGCTGGCGTGCTCTATGCCAAACTCACGGGCGAGGATAAGCCAGCCCCCCAAAATGACACGACTGCCACCCAAGCTGAGGAAACACTATGA
- the nagA gene encoding N-acetylglucosamine-6-phosphate deacetylase: MKPNTDFKLIVDGAKVLTQGKLAEHCTIEVSDGIIRGLKTSISAEWTADKPHYRLTSGTLVAGFIDTQVNGGGGVMFNHAPTLETLRLMMQAHRQFGTTAMLPTVITDDIEVMQAAADAVAEAMVCQVPGIIGIHFEGPHLSVAKRGCHPPAHLRSITEREWQLYLRQDLGVRLITLAPESVTPEQIKRLVASGAIVSLGHSNAQGDTVLKAIEAGASGFTHLYNGMSALTSREPGMVGAALASESTYCGIILDGQHVHPISALAAWRAKGTEHLMLVTDAMSPLGSEQTEFQFFDGKVVREGMTLRDLHGSLAGSVLDMASAVRYAATELNLGLSNAVQMATRTPADFIQRPQLGDIAEGKQADWVWLDDEHRVLAVWIAGELLYQAE, from the coding sequence ATGAAGCCTAATACGGATTTTAAGCTGATAGTCGACGGTGCTAAGGTGCTAACTCAAGGCAAACTTGCTGAGCACTGCACGATTGAAGTGTCGGATGGCATTATTCGCGGCCTTAAAACCTCAATATCGGCAGAGTGGACAGCGGATAAACCACATTACCGATTGACCTCTGGCACGCTAGTGGCGGGATTTATCGACACTCAAGTCAATGGTGGCGGAGGCGTGATGTTCAATCATGCACCGACGCTGGAAACCTTAAGGCTGATGATGCAGGCCCATCGCCAGTTTGGCACTACGGCCATGTTACCTACGGTGATCACCGACGATATTGAGGTGATGCAGGCGGCGGCCGATGCGGTGGCCGAAGCTATGGTTTGCCAAGTTCCTGGGATTATCGGTATCCATTTTGAAGGCCCGCATCTGTCGGTCGCAAAACGCGGTTGCCACCCTCCCGCACATTTACGCAGCATCACTGAGCGCGAGTGGCAGCTTTACTTAAGGCAAGATCTCGGTGTTAGGCTCATCACCCTAGCGCCAGAATCAGTCACCCCTGAACAAATCAAACGCCTCGTTGCCTCCGGCGCCATTGTCAGCCTTGGGCATTCGAATGCCCAAGGCGATACCGTCCTTAAGGCCATTGAGGCTGGTGCATCGGGTTTTACCCACCTCTACAACGGCATGTCGGCATTGACTTCCCGCGAACCGGGAATGGTGGGCGCGGCATTGGCCAGTGAAAGCACTTACTGCGGGATTATTCTCGATGGTCAACATGTGCATCCCATCTCGGCGCTGGCGGCCTGGCGAGCAAAGGGAACTGAGCACCTGATGTTGGTTACCGATGCCATGTCGCCCTTAGGGAGCGAGCAAACGGAATTTCAATTCTTCGATGGTAAAGTGGTTCGTGAAGGAATGACGCTGAGGGATCTGCATGGCTCCTTAGCGGGCTCAGTGCTGGATATGGCAAGCGCGGTGCGTTATGCCGCCACCGAACTCAATCTTGGCCTTAGCAACGCAGTGCAGATGGCGACGCGCACGCCCGCCGACTTTATTCAGCGGCCGCAATTGGGGGATATAGCCGAAGGTAAGCAGGCAGATTGGGTCTGGCTCGATGACGAGCACAGGGTCTTAGCGGTCTGGATTGCGGGTGAGTTGCTGTATCAAGCCGAGTAG
- a CDS encoding class II D-tagatose-bisphosphate aldolase, non-catalytic subunit, which produces MSVIQTIIDANKAGQQAGIFAVCSAQPLVLQAALLQAKANGTPLLIEATANQVNQFGGYTGMKPQDFIDFVTQMAIELGLEPSQLLFGGDHLGPVVWCQQAAEEAMQLAENLIAEYVKAGFTKIHLDTSMACGGDVLPLADELIAARAARLCAVAEAHRAPEQALCYVIGTEVPAPGGVSEMEAELAVTPVSAIEHTLNCHRDAFTAAGLGEEVWQKVIAVVVQPGVEFDNSQVHLFEPEATHAQSEFIRSYPRLVFEAHSTDYQLSMGYQALVQQHFAILKVGPQLTFALREALFALSHIENVLCQPEQCSDLRQSCFELMRDNPKYWQGFYADNEALKWQLGFSFSDRVRYYWPSLQNKVEQLLSNLAQSIPLPLISQYLPNQYTAVLAGELKPTARELVLHKITEVLADYANACQLPVMQSPLKG; this is translated from the coding sequence ATGTCAGTGATTCAAACTATCATTGACGCCAATAAAGCAGGTCAGCAGGCGGGCATTTTTGCCGTCTGCTCGGCCCAGCCCTTGGTGTTACAGGCGGCGCTATTGCAGGCAAAGGCGAATGGCACGCCCTTACTTATCGAGGCGACCGCCAACCAAGTGAATCAGTTTGGCGGTTATACCGGGATGAAACCACAGGATTTCATCGACTTCGTCACTCAAATGGCCATTGAACTTGGCCTTGAACCTTCACAATTACTCTTTGGCGGCGACCACTTAGGCCCCGTCGTTTGGTGCCAGCAAGCCGCCGAAGAGGCGATGCAATTGGCGGAAAACCTTATCGCCGAATATGTTAAGGCGGGATTTACCAAAATCCACCTCGACACCAGCATGGCTTGTGGCGGTGATGTGCTTCCCTTAGCGGATGAACTTATCGCGGCGCGTGCGGCGCGGCTCTGTGCGGTGGCCGAAGCCCATCGTGCGCCCGAGCAAGCGCTCTGTTATGTGATAGGCACCGAAGTGCCCGCGCCCGGCGGTGTGAGTGAGATGGAGGCCGAACTTGCGGTCACGCCTGTCAGTGCCATTGAACATACCTTAAATTGCCACCGCGATGCCTTTACTGCGGCAGGGCTGGGAGAGGAGGTGTGGCAAAAGGTGATTGCGGTTGTGGTTCAGCCTGGGGTGGAGTTTGATAACAGCCAAGTGCATTTGTTCGAACCCGAGGCAACCCATGCCCAAAGTGAGTTCATTCGCAGTTATCCCAGATTAGTGTTTGAGGCGCATTCGACCGATTATCAGCTCAGCATGGGATATCAGGCCTTAGTGCAGCAGCATTTCGCGATTTTAAAAGTGGGCCCACAGCTTACCTTTGCTCTGCGGGAGGCCTTGTTTGCCCTGTCCCATATCGAAAATGTGCTGTGCCAGCCCGAGCAATGCTCGGATTTACGCCAAAGCTGTTTTGAGTTGATGCGAGATAACCCTAAGTATTGGCAAGGGTTTTATGCCGACAACGAGGCATTGAAGTGGCAACTGGGCTTTAGCTTTAGTGATCGAGTGCGTTACTACTGGCCGAGCCTGCAAAACAAGGTCGAGCAGCTATTGAGCAACTTAGCCCAGAGCATTCCTCTGCCGCTGATCAGCCAGTATTTACCGAACCAGTATACGGCGGTCTTGGCAGGGGAACTTAAGCCCACGGCCCGTGAACTCGTACTGCATAAAATTACCGAAGTATTGGCCGATTACGCCAATGCCTGCCAGCTTCCTGTGATGCAATCACCTTTAAAGGGATGA
- a CDS encoding sugar MFS transporter, which yields MKFTSDSTQATASPQGSFIPMLLIGILFFVFGFVTWLNGALIPFLKIACQLNEFEAYLVTFVFYIAYFVMALPTSSILTRLGYKMGMTLGLGIMAAGAGLFIVAALVGHFATFLLALFVLGTGLTLLQTAANPYIVCIGPRESAAMRISLMGIVNKGAGFIVPIIFTAWILTGMEPYSETALASLSEAQRELALTELANRLVQPYLMMMFVLLGLMAFVWFSPLPEPELGERVERTQADWKAILQFPQVILGALTLFCYVGAEVIAGDSIGLFSQGLGVAHFGMMTSYTMGFMVLGYVLGIVLIPRWISQQTALVGSAVAGLLFTLGVLLSDSQSQGLSELLLGWLGVLPVPDPVLYLALLGLANALVWPAVWPLALEGLGRLTATASALLIMGIAGGAILPLLYGYIAHSQGDSQMAYFLLLPCYGLIFYYAIWGHKLTAKVASSTAMVNE from the coding sequence ATGAAATTCACGTCCGACAGTACCCAAGCCACGGCCTCACCGCAGGGCAGTTTTATTCCTATGTTATTGATAGGGATTTTATTTTTTGTCTTTGGCTTTGTGACTTGGCTCAATGGTGCCTTGATCCCATTTTTAAAAATTGCCTGTCAGTTGAATGAGTTTGAAGCCTATTTAGTCACCTTTGTGTTTTACATTGCTTATTTTGTGATGGCGCTACCGACCTCATCCATCCTCACGCGTCTTGGCTATAAGATGGGCATGACCTTAGGTTTAGGGATCATGGCGGCAGGCGCGGGCTTGTTTATTGTGGCGGCTTTGGTCGGCCATTTTGCGACCTTCCTCTTGGCGTTATTTGTGTTGGGCACGGGCTTAACCTTGCTGCAAACGGCCGCCAATCCTTACATTGTCTGTATTGGCCCACGGGAAAGTGCGGCAATGCGGATAAGTTTAATGGGGATTGTGAATAAGGGCGCGGGCTTTATTGTGCCAATTATCTTTACTGCCTGGATTTTAACGGGCATGGAACCTTACAGTGAAACGGCATTGGCCAGCCTGTCCGAAGCGCAGCGCGAATTGGCGTTAACGGAATTAGCCAATCGTTTAGTACAACCCTATTTAATGATGATGTTTGTACTACTGGGATTGATGGCCTTTGTGTGGTTTTCACCGCTGCCAGAGCCCGAATTAGGTGAGCGAGTCGAGCGTACTCAAGCCGATTGGAAGGCTATTTTACAGTTTCCGCAGGTGATCTTAGGGGCACTAACACTCTTCTGTTATGTGGGTGCCGAGGTGATTGCCGGTGATAGCATAGGACTATTTAGTCAAGGACTCGGGGTTGCCCACTTTGGCATGATGACCTCCTACACCATGGGATTTATGGTACTTGGCTATGTGCTCGGAATCGTGCTGATCCCAAGATGGATCAGCCAGCAAACGGCATTAGTGGGTTCGGCCGTCGCGGGCTTGTTATTTACCCTTGGGGTCTTGCTCAGCGACAGTCAAAGCCAAGGTTTATCTGAGCTGTTACTCGGTTGGTTAGGCGTCTTACCCGTGCCCGATCCCGTGCTTTACTTAGCCCTGCTTGGGTTGGCAAACGCCTTGGTATGGCCTGCGGTGTGGCCATTAGCCCTTGAAGGACTCGGGCGCTTAACGGCCACGGCATCGGCGCTACTGATCATGGGGATTGCGGGCGGTGCGATTCTGCCACTGCTCTATGGTTACATCGCCCATAGCCAAGGTGACAGCCAAATGGCGTATTTCTTACTGTTACCTTGCTACGGCTTAATTTTTTACTACGCCATTTGGGGCCATAAGTTAACGGCCAAAGTGGCCTCTAGCACTGCTATGGTTAATGAATAG
- a CDS encoding AAA family ATPase produces MAKSDKIISLVRAGAMGDKIQFKRVVESLIADERQKRHHVIADRLEQELVKLSTSNSTVDTPTAKDNRVSSLVDEISPKLRFEDLILPDSVKESLNELVEEQSRVDLLRSYSLEPRNRVLLVGPPGNGKTSLAEALAESMMVPLLVVRYEGIIGSYLGETASRLKKVIDYAATRRCVLLFDEFETLGKERGDTHETGEIKRVVSSLLMQVDSLPSHVIVMAATNHSELLDRAVWRRFQLRLEVPQPTRSQIESWFKAFEKRHDISLEYAYETLSKRLYGSNFAEIEEFGRVILRKYVLTQPSSQMRSIISSALKTWSERTLSSN; encoded by the coding sequence ATGGCAAAGTCAGATAAAATCATCAGCTTAGTAAGAGCTGGGGCTATGGGAGATAAGATACAATTTAAGAGAGTTGTAGAGTCTCTGATAGCTGATGAAAGGCAAAAAAGACATCACGTTATAGCGGATAGGTTAGAACAAGAGTTGGTAAAGCTCAGCACATCTAACTCTACAGTAGATACGCCTACCGCTAAAGATAATCGTGTATCATCTCTCGTTGATGAGATTTCACCTAAACTTCGATTCGAAGACCTTATACTGCCAGACTCGGTCAAGGAATCTTTAAATGAATTGGTTGAAGAGCAGTCTAGAGTTGATTTATTACGTTCCTACAGCTTAGAGCCTAGAAACCGAGTTCTTTTAGTCGGCCCTCCTGGTAATGGTAAAACATCTCTTGCTGAGGCTCTTGCAGAGTCAATGATGGTTCCTTTACTGGTTGTTCGTTATGAGGGGATCATTGGCTCTTACCTTGGTGAGACCGCTTCTAGGCTTAAAAAAGTAATCGACTACGCAGCTACACGGCGTTGTGTATTGTTGTTTGATGAATTTGAAACTTTAGGTAAAGAGCGTGGGGATACGCATGAAACAGGTGAAATCAAACGTGTAGTTAGCTCTTTGTTGATGCAGGTTGATTCCCTTCCTAGCCATGTTATTGTTATGGCTGCAACAAACCACTCTGAGTTACTTGATAGAGCTGTATGGCGTCGTTTTCAATTGAGATTAGAAGTTCCTCAACCAACTCGGTCTCAAATAGAGTCATGGTTTAAAGCGTTTGAGAAAAGACATGATATCTCTTTGGAATATGCTTATGAGACTTTATCTAAAAGGCTTTATGGCTCTAACTTTGCTGAAATAGAAGAGTTTGGCAGAGTGATACTTCGCAAGTATGTGCTTACTCAACCTAGTTCACAAATGCGTTCTATCATATCATCGGCTTTAAAAACATGGTCTGAGAGGACTCTGTCCTCCAACTAA